The following are encoded together in the Bradymonas sediminis genome:
- a CDS encoding phospholipase D-like domain-containing protein: protein MPGFLELTWGLNWWSLLWSGATIFAILHIPSVLLSRGSRPMTVLAWILCLLSLPFLGVILWWMIGLNHVERRRRRRKVSHAQMVESLADIKSQLTARQVEEGGVVLDGNGTLFNSADLFCLRQNEGIFEATTGNRLKVLPSGKHAFDAFEAAVREATEHIHFEFYIWQRDAVGRRFRDLLTQKAREGVGVRVLYDAVGGSPVSRGFMQPLIDAGGHVAPFMPLRVFERQLRINFRNHRKIIVVDRRVSFIGGVNIGEEYLDWVDMAFRFDGPISLQLQETFVEDWYFATGEDLGSRRYFLPEEGLSVGNLARRQAQQSDPSLALAASLESARDGSFGTELSVKKDTGPRPEAERIPKKLSDLEPPDVGGLVGRLVASGPDWPDSPIKSIFFIGLTHAVERLYIATPYFVPDESILVALKTAALRGVDVRILTAGMSDVWLAQAAGRSFYEELLRAGVRIFEYAEQMIHAKAVVVDYEWVVVGSANMDMRSFDLNFEVNATLRSPELNQYMSDFIAYYISKSEEMALHDFTDRPLKSRIVESTARLFSPLL from the coding sequence ATGCCTGGTTTTTTAGAGCTGACTTGGGGGTTGAACTGGTGGTCGCTGCTGTGGTCGGGGGCGACGATCTTTGCGATTCTCCACATCCCATCGGTGTTGCTCAGCCGCGGCTCACGCCCGATGACGGTGCTGGCCTGGATCCTCTGTTTGCTATCCCTGCCGTTTTTGGGGGTCATTTTGTGGTGGATGATCGGGCTAAATCATGTCGAGCGGCGCCGGCGCCGGCGCAAGGTCTCGCACGCGCAGATGGTCGAGAGCCTGGCGGATATCAAATCCCAGCTCACCGCCCGCCAGGTCGAGGAGGGCGGCGTCGTGCTCGACGGGAACGGCACACTGTTCAATAGCGCCGACCTGTTTTGCCTGCGCCAGAACGAGGGGATCTTTGAGGCGACCACCGGCAATCGCCTGAAGGTGCTGCCGTCGGGCAAGCACGCCTTCGACGCCTTTGAGGCCGCGGTGCGCGAGGCGACCGAGCATATCCACTTCGAGTTTTATATCTGGCAACGCGACGCGGTTGGGCGCCGGTTTCGGGATCTGCTCACCCAGAAGGCCCGCGAGGGCGTCGGGGTGCGCGTGCTCTACGATGCCGTCGGAGGCTCGCCGGTGAGCCGCGGGTTTATGCAGCCGCTGATCGACGCCGGCGGGCATGTCGCGCCCTTTATGCCGCTGCGCGTCTTCGAGCGCCAGCTGCGCATCAACTTTCGAAATCACCGCAAGATCATCGTGGTCGACCGGCGCGTGAGCTTTATCGGGGGGGTTAATATCGGCGAAGAATACCTGGATTGGGTCGATATGGCGTTTCGCTTCGACGGGCCGATTTCATTGCAACTCCAGGAAACCTTCGTGGAAGATTGGTATTTCGCCACGGGCGAGGACCTCGGGTCGCGGCGGTATTTCCTGCCCGAAGAGGGGCTGAGCGTCGGAAATTTGGCGCGCCGTCAGGCCCAGCAGAGTGACCCGTCGCTCGCGCTCGCGGCATCGCTGGAAAGTGCGCGAGACGGCTCCTTTGGCACGGAATTAAGCGTCAAAAAGGACACCGGCCCGCGGCCCGAAGCGGAGCGTATCCCTAAGAAACTCAGCGACTTAGAGCCGCCGGATGTTGGCGGTCTGGTCGGACGGCTGGTCGCCAGCGGCCCCGATTGGCCGGACAGCCCCATCAAGAGTATCTTCTTTATCGGGCTCACCCACGCGGTCGAGCGCCTCTATATTGCGACGCCGTATTTCGTACCCGACGAGTCGATCCTCGTGGCCCTGAAGACCGCCGCGTTGCGCGGCGTGGATGTTCGGATATTGACCGCGGGGATGAGCGATGTTTGGTTGGCCCAGGCAGCAGGGCGCTCCTTCTACGAGGAATTGCTGCGCGCGGGCGTGCGCATCTTTGAGTACGCCGAGCAGATGATCCATGCCAAGGCGGTGGTGGTCGACTATGAATGGGTTGTGGTCGGCAGCGCGAATATGGATATGCGCAGCTTTGACCTGAACTTCGAGGTTAACGCCACCCTGCGCAGCCCGGAGCTTAACCAGTATATGAGCGATTTCATCGCGTATTATATAAGTAAAAGCGAGGAGATGGCGCTGCATGACTTCACCGATCGGCCGCTCAAGAGTCGCATCGTGGAGAGCACTGCGCGGCTATTTAGTCCGCTTCTATAA
- the grxC gene encoding glutaredoxin 3 has translation MADVKIYVTEYCGYCKMAERLLTELNIAYEEIDVTHDVEQRKALVEITGKRTVPQIFIRDEPIGGYTDLKALQDSGKLAELFPS, from the coding sequence ATGGCAGATGTTAAGATCTACGTCACAGAATATTGTGGCTATTGCAAAATGGCCGAGCGTCTCCTCACGGAGCTGAATATCGCCTATGAGGAGATCGACGTGACCCACGATGTCGAGCAGCGCAAGGCGTTGGTCGAGATCACAGGCAAGCGAACCGTCCCCCAGATTTTCATCCGCGACGAGCCGATCGGCGGATATACCGACCTCAAAGCGCTGCAGGATTCCGGCAAACTCGCCGAGCTCTTCCCGAGCTAA
- a CDS encoding AgmX/PglI C-terminal domain-containing protein, with protein MFERTDEGYTARFTNKIDGSISVDGEDWDLEELIEDKKASRQDSVNTENGSADVYQVLVKEGDWGMFQLGNINVFFQVLVQNEVIPARGIRGRIEMALLACLSLSAMLHIIFLIWTLLGYDPDAHLERQMISDRFVEFMAEDIADPLEEEELEIPEEDTTGKKAGGEEGKFGDEDSEIPESKVPKVDGEMVDEIDVKNIGVNAALGSEILGAGPLKDIFGNQEGFDSKMNVAMSGEGGDLVIGRGAGGMGMRGVGKGGGGEGFGRIQGLGKVDTGGGKGTGGGIGKKKARKVKPKLSQGTPQIGDFCDKGNIRRVVSAKSNAIKYCFERELQQNPKLSGKISAQWKVGLDGKVMSASIASTTMNNRKVEGCIARVIQRMRFDKPDGGICIINYPFVFTGIE; from the coding sequence ATGTTTGAGCGTACCGACGAGGGTTATACCGCTCGGTTTACCAATAAAATCGACGGCTCGATTTCGGTCGACGGCGAAGACTGGGACCTCGAAGAGCTTATCGAGGACAAGAAGGCCAGCCGCCAGGATTCGGTGAATACCGAGAACGGCTCGGCCGATGTGTACCAGGTCCTCGTCAAAGAGGGCGACTGGGGCATGTTCCAGTTGGGGAATATTAACGTATTCTTCCAGGTGCTCGTTCAGAACGAAGTGATCCCGGCGCGCGGCATTCGTGGCAGGATTGAGATGGCGCTTTTGGCGTGTCTCTCGCTGTCAGCGATGCTGCATATTATCTTCTTGATCTGGACGTTGTTGGGCTACGACCCCGACGCCCATTTGGAGCGCCAGATGATATCCGACCGTTTTGTTGAGTTTATGGCCGAAGATATCGCGGATCCTCTCGAAGAAGAGGAACTCGAGATCCCCGAAGAAGACACGACCGGTAAAAAAGCCGGTGGTGAAGAGGGTAAATTTGGCGACGAAGATTCCGAGATTCCGGAGTCCAAAGTCCCGAAAGTGGACGGCGAAATGGTCGACGAGATCGATGTTAAGAATATCGGCGTCAACGCCGCTCTGGGTTCCGAAATCTTGGGCGCAGGACCGCTCAAGGATATCTTCGGCAACCAGGAGGGCTTCGACTCCAAGATGAACGTCGCGATGAGCGGTGAAGGTGGAGACCTGGTCATCGGTCGTGGCGCCGGCGGCATGGGAATGCGCGGTGTCGGTAAAGGCGGCGGCGGCGAAGGCTTCGGTCGTATCCAGGGCCTCGGTAAAGTCGACACCGGTGGTGGTAAAGGCACCGGCGGCGGCATCGGCAAAAAGAAAGCGCGTAAGGTCAAGCCGAAGTTGAGCCAGGGCACCCCGCAGATCGGTGACTTCTGCGACAAGGGCAATATCCGCCGCGTCGTGTCGGCCAAGTCGAACGCCATCAAGTATTGCTTCGAGCGTGAGCTTCAGCAGAACCCGAAACTCTCGGGTAAAATCTCGGCTCAGTGGAAAGTCGGCCTGGACGGAAAAGTCATGAGCGCCTCCATCGCGAGCACGACCATGAATAACCGTAAAGTCGAAGGTTGTATCGCTCGCGTTATCCAGCGCATGCGCTTCGACAAACCCGACGGCGGTATCTGCATCATCAACTATCCCTTCGTCTTCACCGGTATCGAATAA
- the tilS gene encoding tRNA lysidine(34) synthetase TilS produces MSELSLELRPELAAAGILVAWSGGLDSTVLLYLLREWAAEHGAQLHALHIDHRLRASSGEDVAFCRRVAANLGVSFSVETLAVSAAGSTQQNARVQRYATLARAANRLGLGVVATAHHADDALETALLNLRRGTSSAGLSSAARVASAPIPAWPCDIRLERPMRGIFRREIRAFALANKIAWHEDPSNATSNYQRNQLRHETLPDLTGDGRYSRGILRSLENLAAENQALDDIAKSTLQAATLTPPDAESVALRAEPFHTLPPAIVTRALQLAARLLPTEVGLTRGHRDQLAEAVATGATLRLDVRGAVIHITPRAILLEVARGRGAPHLHQREAAAIPLKFPIAGEKYPLEIPWFGSTFAWQNNGSADDFAVNPALVYVFGVPSAAPGTPLMIRGARPGDRIRISGLDGHKSVTALLAEANIPDFLRWRWPCLVAADGSNLVAWVCGIRHAEQRVGAAADARPAHLQWKPRDGSIFSMLLSKTSQQCDRQ; encoded by the coding sequence GTGAGCGAATTGAGCCTCGAGCTTCGACCCGAACTTGCCGCCGCGGGGATCCTGGTCGCCTGGAGCGGCGGCCTGGACTCGACCGTCCTCTTATATCTATTGCGTGAATGGGCCGCCGAACACGGCGCGCAGCTCCACGCACTCCATATCGACCACCGACTGCGCGCGTCGAGCGGCGAGGACGTCGCGTTCTGTCGCCGGGTGGCCGCCAATTTAGGGGTATCATTTTCGGTCGAGACCCTGGCGGTTAGCGCTGCGGGTTCGACCCAACAGAACGCGCGCGTCCAGCGCTACGCGACCCTGGCGCGCGCGGCGAACCGGCTGGGGCTCGGCGTGGTGGCGACCGCCCACCACGCAGACGACGCGCTCGAGACCGCCCTGCTCAACCTGCGGCGCGGGACATCCAGCGCCGGGTTGAGCTCGGCGGCGCGTGTGGCGAGCGCCCCGATTCCGGCCTGGCCGTGCGATATTCGCCTGGAGCGCCCGATGCGGGGCATCTTTCGGCGCGAAATCCGCGCCTTCGCCCTCGCCAATAAGATCGCGTGGCACGAAGATCCGAGCAACGCGACCTCGAACTATCAGCGCAACCAATTGCGCCACGAAACTCTGCCTGACCTCACGGGCGACGGGCGTTATTCACGAGGCATCCTGCGCTCGCTCGAAAACCTCGCCGCCGAGAACCAGGCCCTCGATGATATCGCAAAGTCGACGCTGCAGGCGGCGACGCTCACGCCTCCGGATGCCGAGAGCGTCGCGCTGCGGGCAGAACCGTTTCACACGCTGCCCCCGGCAATCGTGACGCGCGCCCTGCAACTCGCGGCGCGCCTCTTGCCGACCGAGGTCGGCCTCACCCGGGGCCATCGTGACCAACTCGCCGAGGCCGTCGCGACCGGCGCCACGCTGCGCCTGGACGTGCGCGGCGCGGTGATTCATATCACGCCACGCGCTATTCTTCTCGAAGTTGCGCGCGGGCGCGGCGCCCCACACCTTCACCAGCGCGAGGCTGCAGCTATCCCCCTGAAATTTCCGATAGCCGGCGAAAAATATCCCCTTGAAATCCCCTGGTTCGGAAGCACCTTCGCGTGGCAAAACAACGGGAGCGCTGACGACTTCGCCGTGAACCCGGCGCTCGTCTATGTGTTCGGCGTGCCGAGCGCCGCGCCTGGCACACCGCTTATGATTCGCGGGGCGCGCCCCGGTGATCGCATCAGGATCAGCGGACTCGACGGGCATAAATCGGTCACCGCTCTATTAGCCGAGGCGAATATCCCGGATTTTTTGCGCTGGCGCTGGCCCTGCCTGGTTGCCGCTGACGGGTCGAATTTGGTGGCCTGGGTGTGCGGGATTCGCCACGCCGAGCAACGCGTGGGTGCGGCAGCAGACGCGCGCCCCGCCCATCTTCAGTGGAAGCCAAGGGATGGCTCAATCTTCTCCATGCTTCTTTCGAAAACTTCGCAGCAATGCGATCGACAATAG
- the ftsH gene encoding ATP-dependent zinc metalloprotease FtsH, which produces MRAWIIWGAIVILLVIAFNILTDHSADSSQIKFSEFRQAAAAGDIKSVEFKGLEVSGVFNEDYAEAEHGGSATFKTVGPVGEDLQDVLTANGAIYSFEKADKDAIWQQILITLIPLLLIGAVVIFLMRQMQGGSGKAMSFGKSRARLLNESNNKVTFNDIAGIEEAKEELQEIVEFLKSPKKFTRLGGRIPKGVLLMGKPGTGKTLLARGVAGEAGVPFYSIAGSDFVEMFVGVGASRVRDLFEQGKKNAPCIIFIDEIDAVGRQRGSGMGGGHDEREQTLNQLLVEMDGFESNEGVILIAATNRPDVLDPALLRPGRFDRRVVVPPPDVRGRKLILEIHSRRTPLAKDVDLAGIARGTPGFSGADLENLVNEAALLAARRGQDRVTLADLEDAKDKVMMGAERKSAVISEAEKRVTAYHEAGHALVAILQDATDPVHKVTIIPRGRALGVTQQLPAEDRHSMTRKYVLQRLAVMMGGRAAELIVFDEITTGAGNDIQVATDMTRKMVCEWGMSDTIGPLSYADGDNNPFLGGGGGPTTRPYSEAIAQDIDAEVKRIVMEQHDVAVNLLRDNLDTLELMAQGLLEFEALDAPELKLLMEDGHLEGIRKRREEIERIRTADEDERTPKSGFSTKIKEKKSPGGLGTLAPSANS; this is translated from the coding sequence ATGCGTGCCTGGATTATCTGGGGCGCCATTGTCATCCTACTCGTGATCGCCTTCAATATACTTACTGACCACAGCGCTGATTCCTCACAGATCAAATTTAGCGAGTTCCGCCAGGCGGCTGCCGCCGGCGACATTAAGTCCGTCGAGTTTAAGGGCCTCGAAGTTAGCGGTGTCTTCAACGAGGACTATGCCGAAGCCGAGCACGGAGGTTCCGCCACGTTTAAAACGGTGGGCCCGGTCGGCGAGGACCTTCAGGATGTGCTGACCGCCAACGGCGCGATTTATAGCTTCGAGAAGGCTGACAAAGACGCGATCTGGCAGCAAATTTTAATCACCCTTATCCCCCTGCTGCTCATCGGCGCGGTCGTCATTTTCTTGATGCGCCAGATGCAAGGCGGCAGCGGCAAAGCGATGAGCTTTGGCAAATCGCGCGCTCGCTTGCTCAATGAGAGCAACAATAAGGTGACGTTTAACGACATCGCCGGCATCGAAGAAGCCAAAGAAGAGCTTCAAGAGATCGTCGAGTTCCTAAAAAGCCCGAAGAAATTCACGCGCCTGGGCGGACGTATCCCCAAAGGTGTGCTTTTGATGGGTAAACCGGGCACCGGTAAGACCCTTCTGGCGCGCGGCGTCGCTGGCGAAGCGGGCGTGCCCTTCTACTCCATCGCGGGTTCGGACTTCGTTGAGATGTTCGTCGGCGTCGGCGCCAGCCGCGTGCGCGACCTCTTCGAGCAGGGCAAAAAGAACGCCCCCTGCATCATCTTTATTGATGAGATCGACGCCGTCGGCCGCCAGCGTGGCTCCGGCATGGGCGGCGGGCATGATGAGCGCGAGCAAACGCTTAACCAATTGCTCGTCGAGATGGACGGCTTCGAGTCCAACGAAGGCGTCATCCTTATCGCCGCCACCAACCGCCCCGACGTCCTTGACCCTGCGCTGCTTCGCCCCGGTCGTTTCGACCGTCGCGTCGTCGTCCCGCCGCCGGACGTGCGTGGACGCAAGCTCATCCTTGAGATTCACTCGCGCCGCACGCCGCTGGCCAAAGACGTCGACCTCGCCGGCATCGCTCGTGGCACCCCCGGCTTCTCGGGCGCTGACCTTGAGAACCTGGTCAACGAAGCCGCGTTGCTCGCGGCACGACGTGGTCAAGACCGTGTCACGCTGGCGGACCTTGAGGACGCCAAAGACAAAGTCATGATGGGCGCCGAGCGCAAAAGCGCCGTCATCAGCGAGGCCGAAAAACGCGTCACCGCATACCACGAGGCTGGCCACGCGTTGGTCGCGATTCTCCAGGATGCCACCGACCCGGTGCATAAGGTCACCATTATCCCGCGCGGCCGCGCCCTGGGTGTCACCCAGCAGCTTCCGGCCGAGGACCGCCACAGCATGACGCGCAAATATGTGCTTCAGCGCCTGGCTGTGATGATGGGCGGTCGCGCCGCTGAGCTTATCGTCTTTGACGAAATCACCACCGGCGCCGGCAACGATATTCAGGTCGCCACCGACATGACCCGTAAGATGGTCTGCGAGTGGGGCATGAGCGACACCATCGGTCCGCTGTCCTATGCCGACGGGGACAACAACCCCTTCCTTGGTGGCGGAGGCGGCCCCACGACCCGTCCCTATAGCGAGGCAATCGCGCAGGATATCGACGCCGAGGTCAAGCGTATCGTCATGGAGCAGCACGATGTCGCCGTGAACCTTCTTCGCGACAACCTCGACACGCTCGAGCTGATGGCCCAGGGTCTCCTGGAATTCGAGGCGCTCGACGCCCCGGAGCTCAAGCTGCTGATGGAAGACGGACACCTGGAAGGCATCCGCAAACGCCGCGAGGAGATAGAGCGCATTCGCACCGCCGACGAGGACGAGCGCACGCCCAAGAGCGGCTTCTCGACCAAGATCAAAGAGAAGAAAAGCCCCGGTGGTCTCGGTACGTTGGCGCCGTCGGCCAACTCCTAA
- the folP gene encoding dihydropteroate synthase, whose amino-acid sequence MTFIAHPHPRPTPSDLCVAGRTLAFGERFYVMGILNTTPDSFSDGGQFLDPQAAIERGLRMVEAGADIIDIGGESTRPGAEAVDADTEIKRVVPVIEALNRHLNPAGQPAQTLLSIDTSKALVAEAALEAGASIVNDISGLGFDPRMPAVVARAGAALVLMHIRGTPRTMQTDTEYEDLIGEVHAYFVERIARACAAGVRRDKIILDVGIGFGKSVAQNYQLIRELHRFTDLECPLLLGSSRKSFLGAVLNKPAEERVFGTAASVACGLYAGADIVRVHDVAEICDVVRITEAIIGTRDSQG is encoded by the coding sequence ATGACGTTTATCGCGCACCCACACCCCCGCCCCACCCCATCTGACCTCTGCGTCGCCGGGCGCACGCTCGCCTTTGGCGAGCGTTTTTATGTGATGGGAATCCTCAATACGACGCCGGACTCCTTCTCCGATGGCGGCCAATTTCTAGACCCACAAGCCGCCATTGAGCGGGGCCTGCGCATGGTTGAGGCCGGCGCGGATATCATCGATATCGGCGGCGAATCGACGCGCCCCGGCGCCGAGGCGGTTGACGCCGACACCGAAATAAAGCGGGTCGTTCCGGTCATCGAGGCGCTCAACCGCCACCTCAATCCCGCGGGGCAGCCGGCCCAAACCCTGCTCTCCATCGACACCTCCAAGGCCCTGGTGGCCGAGGCGGCGCTGGAGGCCGGCGCGAGCATCGTCAATGATATCAGCGGCCTGGGCTTCGACCCACGGATGCCAGCAGTCGTCGCCCGTGCCGGCGCCGCGCTGGTCCTCATGCATATTCGCGGCACGCCGCGGACCATGCAGACCGACACCGAATACGAAGACCTCATCGGCGAAGTTCACGCCTATTTCGTTGAGCGCATCGCGCGCGCATGCGCGGCCGGCGTTCGGCGCGATAAGATCATCCTTGATGTGGGCATCGGTTTTGGAAAAAGCGTCGCCCAAAATTACCAATTGATCCGCGAGCTTCATCGCTTCACCGACCTCGAATGCCCACTTCTACTGGGCTCAAGTCGCAAGAGCTTCCTGGGAGCAGTCCTGAATAAACCCGCCGAAGAGCGCGTCTTTGGCACAGCGGCCAGCGTCGCCTGCGGCCTCTACGCCGGCGCAGATATCGTGCGGGTTCACGATGTCGCCGAAATTTGCGACGTCGTGCGCATCACCGAGGCCATCATCGGAACCCGGGATTCTCAGGGGTAA
- the cdaA gene encoding diadenylate cyclase CdaA: MEQILDIFRIHGWTDALRVFFDVAIVYYVIYRILLLIKGTRAVQMLFGLVVVIVFFIISQKQYLNLATAHWFIEQFIANFIIIIVIIFQHDIRRALAHFGRSSMLSGGSVFEETQVLEEIIKASVMLSSRKIGALIAIEREANLDDYTEEGIKIDAVVTKDLLYSIFVPEHQNPLHDGALIVQQGRVTAAGCFLPLTNNNRVEKTLGTRHRAGIGLSEETDAAIVIVSEESGTISVGYRGELTRDLDANQMRDHLQRIFSAAPLNQSRTTLVDRWRDWRSSVKRNAALHAATKRNAPATDGAAKSSGTSPDLSKPAEAGADEKVSETHEATH; the protein is encoded by the coding sequence ATGGAGCAAATCCTTGACATATTCCGCATCCACGGATGGACGGATGCGCTGCGCGTATTTTTCGACGTGGCCATTGTCTATTATGTCATCTACCGAATTTTGCTGCTCATCAAAGGCACCCGAGCCGTGCAGATGCTCTTCGGGCTGGTCGTCGTCATCGTGTTCTTCATCATCAGCCAGAAGCAATACCTGAATCTGGCGACCGCGCATTGGTTTATTGAACAATTTATCGCCAACTTCATCATCATTATCGTGATTATTTTCCAACACGATATCCGCCGCGCGCTGGCGCATTTCGGGCGCAGCTCGATGCTCTCGGGCGGCAGCGTATTTGAAGAGACGCAGGTCCTTGAAGAGATTATCAAGGCCTCGGTGATGCTGTCGTCGCGCAAAATCGGTGCGCTTATCGCCATCGAACGCGAAGCCAATCTCGACGACTATACCGAAGAAGGCATCAAGATCGACGCGGTGGTCACCAAAGACCTGCTCTATAGCATCTTCGTGCCCGAGCATCAGAACCCGCTGCATGACGGCGCGCTGATCGTCCAACAGGGACGCGTCACCGCCGCCGGCTGCTTCTTGCCGCTGACCAATAATAACCGCGTCGAGAAGACCCTGGGCACCCGGCACCGCGCCGGCATCGGCCTGAGCGAGGAGACCGACGCGGCCATCGTCATCGTCAGCGAAGAAAGCGGAACGATTTCAGTCGGTTATCGCGGCGAGCTCACCCGCGACCTCGACGCTAACCAGATGCGCGATCACCTTCAGCGCATCTTCAGCGCCGCCCCGCTCAACCAGTCGAGAACGACCCTGGTCGACCGCTGGCGCGACTGGCGCAGCAGCGTCAAGCGGAACGCGGCGCTGCATGCCGCCACCAAGCGAAATGCCCCGGCGACTGACGGAGCGGCCAAATCCTCCGGCACCTCGCCCGATTTGTCGAAGCCGGCCGAGGCAGGCGCCGACGAAAAGGTCAGCGAAACACACGAGGCTACGCACTGA
- a CDS encoding YbbR-like domain-containing protein: MLETVEYILRRVFLQNLHMKMVALLLTLALYLWVSVDREVERTHYIPVRYSVPEQMVLVNAPPHKTGVTIRGKWSDLNQLDATKIKMIRVTIDAGMGTRGQIPLSADMIDLPPGLRAVDIEPNSVQFRLEERRSKVVPIHAKLVGDPPDGYRVGKVSVTPQKITVSGPEQSLVQLTKVSTDPVAIQERTQSFVADAYLRVDDPLVEYRLDKPAQVSVEILTQQVERSFPNIGVEALNADSALVKSIKPATVTLNLRGPKSIMDSLDPDQLLASVDLKGVAPKDARTVEREVQIRNIPGGVELLGKQPQFFRVYLAPRPTEIAADD, from the coding sequence ATGTTGGAGACCGTCGAGTATATATTGCGTCGGGTTTTTCTGCAGAACCTGCATATGAAGATGGTGGCCTTGCTGCTCACGCTCGCCCTATACCTCTGGGTCAGCGTCGACCGCGAAGTCGAGCGAACCCATTATATTCCGGTGCGCTATAGCGTCCCCGAGCAAATGGTGTTGGTCAACGCCCCGCCGCATAAAACCGGCGTCACCATCCGAGGGAAATGGTCGGACCTCAACCAACTCGACGCCACCAAGATCAAGATGATCCGGGTGACCATCGACGCCGGGATGGGAACCCGCGGCCAGATTCCGCTGTCGGCCGACATGATCGACCTGCCGCCGGGATTGCGCGCCGTCGACATCGAACCCAACTCGGTCCAATTCCGCCTCGAAGAGCGCCGCTCCAAGGTGGTCCCCATTCACGCAAAATTGGTGGGCGACCCCCCCGACGGCTATCGGGTCGGCAAGGTCTCGGTCACCCCGCAGAAGATCACGGTCAGCGGCCCGGAGCAATCGCTGGTCCAACTCACGAAGGTCTCGACCGACCCGGTGGCCATCCAGGAGCGCACCCAATCGTTTGTCGCCGATGCCTACTTGCGCGTCGACGACCCTTTGGTGGAGTATCGCCTCGATAAGCCCGCCCAAGTGTCGGTCGAGATTCTAACCCAGCAAGTCGAGCGCAGCTTCCCGAATATCGGGGTCGAGGCGCTCAACGCAGACAGCGCTCTGGTCAAATCGATCAAGCCCGCCACGGTCACGTTGAACCTGCGCGGCCCGAAGTCGATTATGGATTCCCTGGATCCCGACCAATTACTGGCTTCGGTTGACCTTAAGGGCGTGGCGCCCAAGGACGCACGCACGGTGGAGCGCGAAGTTCAGATTCGCAATATCCCCGGCGGCGTCGAACTTTTAGGCAAGCAGCCCCAATTTTTTCGCGTTTACCTGGCTCCCCGCCCCACCGAAATTGCGGCGGATGACTGA
- the glmM gene encoding phosphoglucosamine mutase, whose product MTERKLFGTDGIRGVANKYPMTPEISVRLGQAIAHHFKQDNRLKRAPGHHPRILIGKDTRLSGYMFESALAAGITSMGADVQLVGPLPTPAISFLTTSMRADAGIVISASHNGFQDNGIKIFGADGFKLPDAEEALLEQMVLSDSLKGVESGDIGKAMRIDDAGGRYIVFLKNTFPKELSLEGVRVVIDCAHGAAYRVAPDVLRELGADVFTLGNEPNGTNINFKCGSTYPEATIQRVRETRADIGICLDGDADRVILVDENGEVVDGDTILALAAMTMAQQGKLAKNTLVATIMSNIGLEIALKKRDIAMVRTAVGDRYVVEKMREDGFNLGGEQSGHLIFSDHTTTGDGMLAALQVLAILQREQRPLSEFRKLITPYPQVLVNVKVREMPDLAELTDFQNHLAAIEEKLGDEGRVIVRYSGTEPKARVMVEGPELKLVEAYAEELAGYLRREIGV is encoded by the coding sequence ATGACTGAACGCAAACTATTCGGCACCGACGGCATTCGCGGCGTGGCCAACAAATACCCGATGACGCCCGAGATTTCGGTGCGCCTCGGCCAGGCGATTGCCCATCATTTTAAGCAGGACAACCGCCTCAAGCGCGCCCCCGGTCATCACCCGCGCATCCTCATCGGCAAGGACACCCGCCTGTCGGGCTATATGTTCGAGTCTGCGCTGGCCGCCGGCATCACCAGCATGGGCGCCGACGTCCAGCTCGTCGGCCCGCTGCCAACCCCGGCCATCTCCTTCTTGACCACGAGCATGCGCGCCGACGCCGGCATCGTCATCTCGGCCAGCCATAACGGGTTCCAGGATAACGGCATCAAGATCTTCGGCGCCGACGGATTTAAACTCCCCGACGCCGAAGAAGCGTTGCTCGAGCAGATGGTGCTCTCCGACTCGCTCAAGGGCGTGGAATCGGGCGATATCGGCAAGGCGATGCGTATCGACGACGCCGGTGGGCGCTATATCGTCTTCCTCAAAAACACCTTTCCCAAAGAGCTGAGCCTCGAGGGCGTGCGCGTGGTCATCGACTGCGCCCACGGCGCGGCCTACCGCGTCGCACCCGACGTGCTGCGCGAGCTGGGCGCCGACGTCTTTACCCTGGGCAACGAGCCCAACGGTACCAATATCAACTTCAAATGCGGCAGCACGTACCCGGAGGCGACCATCCAGCGGGTGCGCGAGACCCGCGCGGATATCGGCATCTGCCTGGACGGCGACGCCGACCGCGTCATCCTGGTCGACGAGAACGGCGAAGTCGTCGACGGTGACACCATCCTCGCCCTGGCCGCGATGACCATGGCCCAGCAGGGAAAACTCGCAAAGAACACCCTGGTCGCCACCATCATGAGCAATATCGGCCTGGAGATCGCGCTCAAGAAACGCGATATCGCCATGGTCCGCACCGCCGTTGGCGACCGCTATGTGGTCGAAAAAATGCGCGAAGACGGCTTTAACCTGGGCGGCGAGCAGTCCGGCCACCTGATCTTCTCGGACCACACCACCACCGGCGACGGCATGTTGGCCGCCCTGCAGGTGCTCGCCATTTTGCAGCGCGAGCAACGCCCCTTGAGCGAGTTCCGAAAGCTCATCACCCCCTACCCGCAGGTCCTGGTGAACGTCAAAGTTCGCGAGATGCCCGACCTCGCCGAGCTCACCGACTTCCAAAACCACCTCGCGGCGATCGAGGAGAAGCTCGGCGACGAAGGCCGGGTCATCGTGCGCTATTCGGGCACCGAGCCCAAAGCGCGCGTCATGGTCGAGGGCCCCGAGCTCAAGCTCGTCGAGGCATATGCCGAAGAGCTGGCGGGATATCTTCGCCGTGAGATCGGCGTCTGA